From one Sphingobacteriaceae bacterium genomic stretch:
- a CDS encoding DUF1614 domain-containing protein: protein MFPWSALGGLVYALLGWRALLALRFSAAAAAALVGGALIAHRLPPLAFLSGWRIHWAGAVVPTAISLYLWWAAGTAREKARSLLAALGTLAAVTGLSLLSPLDPDVFPLGIDPLWRWGIIAGAIAYLLGRSRRAAFIAGVLGAVAHQGLQPLRRAWAGRPGGPVDIGGAGALDAVVVAGVVAVLLAEAVGEVRERLKAR from the coding sequence GTGTTCCCTTGGTCTGCCCTGGGCGGCTTGGTCTACGCCTTGCTGGGATGGCGGGCCTTGCTGGCCCTGCGCTTTTCCGCGGCGGCGGCTGCCGCCCTGGTGGGCGGGGCTTTGATCGCCCACCGGCTGCCGCCCCTGGCCTTCCTATCGGGCTGGCGCATCCACTGGGCGGGGGCGGTGGTGCCCACGGCCATCTCCCTTTATTTGTGGTGGGCCGCCGGCACGGCCCGGGAAAAGGCCCGGTCGCTCCTGGCCGCCCTGGGCACCCTGGCCGCCGTCACCGGCCTCTCCCTGCTCAGCCCCCTTGACCCCGACGTCTTTCCCCTGGGCATCGACCCTTTGTGGCGGTGGGGCATCATCGCCGGCGCCATCGCCTACTTATTGGGCCGCTCCCGGCGGGCCGCCTTCATAGCGGGCGTCCTGGGCGCCGTGGCCCACCAAGGATTGCAGCCCCTGCGCCGGGCTTGGGCCGGCCGGCCCGGGGGCCCGGTGGACATCGGCGGCGCCGGGGCCCTGGATGCCGTGGTGGTGGCCGGGGTGGTGGCGGTGCTGCTGGCGGAAGCCGTGGGCGAGGTGCGGGAGCGGTTGAAGGCCCGATGA
- the spoIIP gene encoding stage II sporulation protein P yields the protein MMGPVVRAAQRGCLLLGLALLVPSLPATGHAASPHAAAAATPGAETSAYRAVVDDRGNVLFHSAREWQVGDEFLDGENRLFTVAQVTGSRIILRPIGRIRLPGWRIFPGRLRRDEPDRPGPGEKDPPKGLVGIYHTHNGESYVPDTGTHSTEGAGDIHRVGKAFARALEKAGVAVIHDETLHLPHDDEAYSRSRVTAVNLLRREPTAIFDVHRDATPPEVYRAQVAGMDVTKIAIVVGRQNPQFAVNRRYALSLKGVVDKVHPGLIGGVLFLNGNFNQDLSPFNLLIEVGAHTNSRAEAERAVTLFAEAVAFYFFGPVAQGSPQVAYRGLPGSEEAVGRTLAALLGLTLLGGAAYVFWRTVEARP from the coding sequence ATGATGGGTCCGGTGGTGCGGGCGGCCCAACGGGGCTGCTTGCTGTTGGGATTGGCCCTGCTGGTCCCGTCCCTGCCGGCAACGGGTCATGCCGCCTCACCTCATGCCGCGGCCGCCGCCACCCCTGGGGCGGAAACTTCCGCCTATCGGGCCGTGGTGGATGACCGGGGCAATGTGCTGTTTCACTCCGCCCGGGAGTGGCAGGTGGGGGATGAGTTTTTGGATGGCGAGAACCGCCTGTTCACCGTGGCCCAGGTCACCGGCAGCCGCATCATCCTGCGGCCCATCGGCCGCATCCGGCTCCCCGGCTGGCGCATCTTCCCCGGCCGGCTGCGCCGCGACGAGCCTGACCGGCCGGGTCCCGGGGAAAAGGACCCGCCCAAGGGGCTGGTGGGCATCTACCACACCCACAACGGGGAGTCCTATGTGCCCGACACGGGGACCCACAGCACCGAAGGGGCGGGGGACATCCACCGGGTGGGCAAGGCCTTCGCCCGGGCCTTGGAAAAGGCGGGGGTGGCCGTCATCCACGATGAAACCCTCCACCTGCCCCACGACGATGAAGCCTACAGCCGCAGCCGGGTCACCGCCGTGAACCTGCTGCGGCGGGAGCCCACCGCCATTTTCGACGTCCACCGGGACGCCACGCCGCCGGAGGTGTACCGGGCCCAGGTGGCCGGGATGGACGTCACCAAGATCGCCATCGTGGTGGGCCGGCAGAACCCCCAGTTCGCCGTCAACCGCCGCTACGCCCTCAGCCTGAAGGGGGTGGTGGACAAGGTCCACCCCGGCCTCATCGGCGGCGTGCTCTTCTTGAACGGCAACTTCAATCAGGATTTGAGCCCATTCAACCTGCTCATCGAGGTGGGCGCCCACACCAACAGCCGGGCCGAAGCCGAGCGGGCCGTCACCCTCTTTGCCGAGGCGGTGGCCTTCTACTTTTTCGGCCCCGTGGCCCAGGGCTCGCCCCAGGTGGCCTACCGGGGGCTCCCCGGGTCCGAGGAGGCGGTGGGCAGGACCCTGGCCGCCCTGCTGGGCCTGACCCTTCTGGGCGGCGCCGCCTACGTCTTCTGGCGCACCGTTGAAGCCAGGCCATAG
- the steA gene encoding putative cytokinetic ring protein SteA codes for MFRSITAAGRLKEMGAGARRRVHGRAVQGRARLGKVTKVLAARLQPGEIAVIDHCDLDQLAAEALLQAGVRCVLNTRASLSGRYPAQGAALLVQAGVPVVDQVDPAVFTRLRDGDAIVVDLETGAVHHRGRLLARGQVLTPEAIGQKLQAARRTLPGQLERFLENTLAYARREKDLFLGPIPLPPLQTSIRDRHVLVVVRGPGYKEDLRMLDNYIRDARPVLVAVDGAADALLAAGQSPHLIIGDMDSVSDAALGCGAELVVHAYPGGRAPGRERLRRLGLPGHVFPAPGTSEDAALLLAAEAGARLIVAVGTHTHAVDFLDKGRAGMASTLLTRLKLGGRLVDAKGVSKLYDGQDQARYVPWLLAAALASAGSILMAAPWARGLVKAAWLRLRLALGL; via the coding sequence ATGTTCCGGTCCATAACCGCCGCCGGGCGGCTGAAGGAGATGGGCGCCGGCGCCCGCCGCCGGGTTCACGGCCGGGCGGTGCAAGGCCGGGCCCGCTTGGGCAAGGTCACCAAAGTGTTGGCGGCCCGGCTGCAGCCGGGGGAGATCGCCGTCATCGACCACTGTGACTTGGATCAGCTGGCGGCGGAAGCCCTGCTGCAGGCGGGTGTGCGCTGCGTGCTCAACACCCGGGCCAGCCTGTCGGGCCGCTACCCCGCCCAAGGGGCGGCCCTGCTGGTCCAGGCCGGGGTGCCCGTGGTAGACCAGGTGGACCCCGCCGTGTTCACCCGCCTCCGGGACGGGGATGCCATCGTGGTGGATCTGGAAACAGGCGCCGTCCACCACCGGGGCCGCCTCCTGGCCCGGGGCCAGGTGCTGACCCCGGAAGCCATCGGCCAAAAGCTGCAGGCAGCCCGCCGCACCCTGCCCGGCCAATTGGAGCGCTTTTTGGAGAACACCTTGGCCTACGCCCGGCGGGAAAAGGATTTGTTTCTGGGCCCCATCCCCCTGCCGCCCCTCCAGACCTCCATCCGGGACCGCCATGTGCTGGTGGTGGTCAGGGGGCCCGGCTACAAAGAGGACCTGCGCATGCTGGACAACTACATCCGGGACGCCCGCCCGGTGCTGGTGGCGGTGGACGGCGCCGCCGACGCCCTGCTGGCGGCAGGGCAGAGCCCCCATTTGATCATCGGCGACATGGACAGCGTCAGCGACGCCGCCCTGGGCTGCGGGGCCGAACTGGTGGTCCACGCCTACCCGGGGGGCCGCGCCCCCGGCCGGGAGCGGCTCCGGCGGCTGGGGCTCCCCGGCCATGTCTTTCCCGCCCCGGGCACCAGCGAGGATGCGGCCCTGCTCCTGGCAGCCGAGGCGGGAGCCCGCCTCATCGTGGCGGTGGGCACCCACACCCACGCCGTGGACTTTTTGGACAAGGGCAGGGCCGGCATGGCCAGCACCCTTTTGACCCGTCTCAAGCTGGGGGGCCGGCTGGTGGACGCCAAAGGGGTGAGCAAGCTGTACGACGGCCAGGACCAGGCCCGGTACGTCCCCTGGCTGCTGGCCGCCGCCCTGGCCAGCGCCGGTTCCATCTTAATGGCGGCCCCTTGGGCCCGGGGCCTGGTCAAGGCGGCGTGGCTGCGCCTGCGCCTGGCCTTGGGCCTTTAA
- the spoIVB gene encoding SpoIVB peptidase: MVIIAIAAWVVLVAAAQAVLTFPDYIAINDGEEARLNWGIPLKLQVRADRSGVLRINGSLLQTGWSTVSASSMAIEPLAVGEFALETRLLGVVPFRRVTVDVLPPIQVVPGGHSIGVLLKEDGVAVVGHAPVVDGRGRTYHPARDAGLMVNDLIISINGREVSSVQQVAELVDRQGRLGRPVVLAVRRGDEVERIEINPVYNPDQRRWLMGVWIRDSAAGVGTLTFYHPGSGVYGALGHLITGPDSRNPVDVDQGQIVEAAVLSIEKGQEGRPGEKVGRFSGPTLGTVQRNTEYGIFGRLTRPLPPGPGPETVRVALASQVETGPAEIITVIEGDKLQRFSVEIERIISLRPGGKNLVLRITDDRLLAATGGIVQGMSGSPILQNGRLAGAVTHVFVNDPTRGYGVLAHWMVLHSGLLERLPAPSSEAA, translated from the coding sequence GTGGTTATCATTGCCATTGCAGCCTGGGTGGTTCTCGTGGCGGCTGCCCAGGCGGTGCTCACCTTCCCCGACTACATCGCCATCAACGATGGGGAAGAAGCCCGTCTCAACTGGGGAATACCCCTCAAGCTCCAAGTCCGCGCCGACCGCTCCGGCGTGCTGCGGATCAACGGCAGCCTGCTGCAAACAGGCTGGTCCACGGTCTCGGCCTCGTCCATGGCCATCGAGCCCCTGGCGGTGGGGGAGTTCGCCCTGGAAACCCGCCTGCTGGGCGTCGTTCCCTTCCGGCGGGTGACGGTGGACGTGCTGCCGCCCATCCAGGTGGTGCCCGGCGGCCACTCCATCGGCGTTCTTTTGAAAGAAGACGGGGTGGCCGTAGTGGGCCACGCGCCGGTGGTGGACGGCCGGGGCCGCACCTATCACCCGGCCCGGGACGCCGGCTTGATGGTCAACGATTTGATTATTTCCATCAACGGCCGGGAAGTTTCATCGGTCCAGCAGGTAGCCGAACTGGTGGACCGGCAGGGCCGGCTGGGGCGGCCGGTGGTGCTGGCGGTGCGCCGGGGCGATGAGGTGGAGCGCATCGAAATCAACCCGGTGTACAACCCCGACCAGCGCCGGTGGCTAATGGGGGTCTGGATCCGGGACTCCGCCGCCGGCGTGGGCACCTTGACCTTTTATCATCCGGGGTCCGGCGTGTACGGCGCCTTGGGTCATCTCATCACCGGGCCCGACAGCCGGAACCCCGTGGACGTGGATCAAGGCCAGATCGTAGAGGCGGCGGTCCTCAGCATCGAAAAGGGCCAGGAGGGACGGCCGGGGGAGAAGGTGGGCCGCTTCTCCGGCCCGACTTTGGGGACGGTGCAGCGGAACACCGAATACGGCATCTTCGGCCGTCTTACCCGGCCCCTGCCGCCGGGGCCCGGGCCGGAGACCGTCAGGGTGGCCCTGGCTTCCCAGGTGGAGACGGGGCCCGCCGAGATCATCACCGTCATCGAAGGAGACAAGCTGCAGCGCTTCAGCGTGGAAATCGAGCGCATCATCAGCCTGCGGCCGGGGGGCAAGAACCTGGTCCTGCGTATCACCGACGACCGCCTGCTGGCGGCCACCGGCGGAATCGTCCAAGGCATGAGCGGCAGCCCCATCCTGCAGAACGGCCGCCTGGCCGGGGCCGTGACCCATGTCTTCGTCAACGACCCTACCCGGGGCTACGGGGTGCTGGCCCACTGGATGGTGCTTCATTCGGGCCTGCTGGAGCGGCTGCCCGCTCCGTCTTCGGAGGCCGCCTGA
- the spo0A gene encoding sporulation transcription factor Spo0A, giving the protein MAATQDYKPINVLLADDNHQLCNMLAEYMSGLDDINLMGIAHNGSDLLEMLSTEPPDVLLLDLIMPHLDGIAVMERLSSLQDRRPPIIAMTAFGQESVSRRVAQLGAVYFLLKPFDLNVMADRIREVAGSKAPVVRQPAPHENNAIYAITSLFQEIGIPPHIRGYTYLRTGISLVMQRPDYLGAVTKELYPAIGERCDTTAPRVERAIRHAIEVAWTRGNLEAIRRVFGPAHSFHRGKPTNSEFIALVADKLRLGLRRGA; this is encoded by the coding sequence ATGGCGGCAACCCAGGACTACAAGCCCATCAACGTATTGTTGGCCGACGACAACCACCAACTTTGCAACATGCTGGCGGAATACATGAGCGGCCTGGACGACATAAACCTCATGGGCATCGCCCACAACGGCTCCGATTTGCTGGAGATGCTGTCGACGGAGCCGCCCGATGTGCTCCTGCTGGACTTGATCATGCCCCACCTGGACGGCATCGCCGTCATGGAGCGCCTGTCATCCCTCCAGGACCGGCGGCCGCCCATCATCGCCATGACGGCTTTCGGCCAGGAATCGGTCAGCCGGCGGGTAGCCCAATTGGGCGCTGTGTATTTCCTCCTGAAGCCCTTCGATCTCAACGTCATGGCCGACCGCATCCGGGAGGTGGCCGGCAGCAAGGCGCCGGTGGTGCGCCAGCCGGCTCCCCACGAAAACAACGCCATCTACGCCATCACGTCCCTGTTCCAGGAAATCGGCATCCCGCCCCACATCCGGGGGTACACCTACCTGCGGACGGGCATCAGCCTGGTGATGCAGCGTCCCGATTACCTGGGGGCCGTAACCAAGGAACTGTACCCCGCCATCGGGGAACGGTGCGACACCACGGCGCCCCGTGTGGAGCGGGCCATCCGCCACGCCATCGAGGTGGCCTGGACCCGGGGCAACCTGGAAGCCATCCGCCGGGTGTTCGGGCCCGCCCACAGCTTCCATCGGGGCAAGCCCACCAATTCCGAGTTCATCGCCCTGGTGGCCGACAAGCTGCGACTGGGCCTCCGCCGGGGCGCCTAA
- a CDS encoding Glu/Leu/Phe/Val dehydrogenase dimerization domain-containing protein, producing MHVFHALAEHDHEQVIFCHDRQSGLKAIIAIHNSTLGPALGGCRMWPYESEEAAMQDVLRLSRGMTYKNAAMGLNLGGGKSVIIGDPQKDKSEALFRAYGKFVDSLGGRYITAVDAGVTVEDMTQVASETRWVVGLPDRSGDPSPVTAVGVLEGMKACLQTVYGDPSLKGRTVAVQGVGSVGYELSKLLHEEGAKLVVSDIFPEKAERAQREFGAQVVDPEAIYDVECDIFSPCALGGVLNDDTIGRLKCRIVAGSANNQLAAPQHAGAMADRGILYAPDFVINGGGVINVTEEFNPAGYDRARALTKVRGIHGKLLQIMAISQREGVTTAEAADMLAEQRIETIGRLSRFYLPPGR from the coding sequence ATGCATGTTTTCCATGCTTTAGCCGAACACGACCACGAACAGGTGATCTTTTGCCATGACCGGCAGTCGGGGCTGAAGGCCATCATCGCCATCCACAACAGCACCTTGGGACCGGCCTTGGGCGGCTGCCGCATGTGGCCCTACGAATCTGAAGAAGCAGCCATGCAGGATGTGCTCCGCCTGAGCCGGGGCATGACCTACAAGAACGCTGCCATGGGTTTGAATTTGGGCGGCGGCAAGTCCGTCATCATCGGCGACCCCCAGAAGGACAAATCCGAGGCCTTGTTCCGGGCCTACGGCAAATTTGTGGACTCCTTGGGCGGCCGCTACATCACCGCGGTGGATGCGGGCGTCACCGTAGAAGACATGACCCAGGTAGCCTCCGAAACCCGCTGGGTGGTGGGGCTGCCCGACCGCAGCGGCGACCCGTCGCCCGTGACCGCCGTGGGCGTGCTGGAAGGCATGAAGGCGTGCCTGCAGACGGTTTACGGCGACCCGTCCCTGAAAGGGCGCACCGTGGCGGTCCAGGGGGTCGGCTCGGTGGGCTACGAATTGTCCAAGCTGCTCCACGAAGAAGGCGCCAAACTGGTGGTCAGCGACATCTTCCCCGAAAAGGCCGAGCGGGCCCAGCGGGAGTTCGGCGCCCAGGTGGTGGATCCTGAGGCCATCTACGATGTGGAGTGCGACATCTTCTCTCCCTGCGCCCTGGGCGGCGTCCTCAACGACGACACCATCGGGCGGCTGAAGTGCCGGATCGTGGCGGGGTCCGCCAACAACCAGCTGGCGGCGCCCCAGCATGCCGGGGCTATGGCGGATCGGGGCATCCTCTACGCTCCCGATTTCGTCATCAACGGCGGCGGCGTCATCAACGTGACCGAAGAGTTCAACCCCGCCGGGTACGATCGTGCCCGGGCCTTGACCAAGGTGAGGGGAATCCACGGCAAACTGCTGCAGATCATGGCCATCAGCCAGAGGGAAGGGGTTACCACGGCGGAGGCTGCCGATATGCTGGCGGAACAGCGCATCGAAACCATCGGCCGCCTCAGCCGCTTCTATCTGCCTCCCGGGCGCTGA
- a CDS encoding copper transporter, whose amino-acid sequence MPLGPRSLAIVLAAVFLALGLGVLIGTALPGDRLWLEQQQALLNALEQEFHSLRSQARAYREELSALEEERAAMDRLLETLAPLAVEGRLTGATVALLVAGEGDRPDAPWADEVERLLAWAGAGHVWWLHLPAAPAGGPMGPLGSGEGDGSGGPGPVLPGGLLDAVLAGDGERLARWALAGWITLSGEPRQPQGVAFIQQGPVDEGLLGDRWRELGIPVVPGVEGAAGRIALVLRLAGYDPPFMEAGLP is encoded by the coding sequence GTGCCCTTGGGGCCCCGCTCCCTGGCCATCGTATTGGCCGCTGTCTTTCTGGCCTTGGGGCTGGGCGTGCTCATCGGCACGGCCCTGCCGGGCGACCGCCTGTGGCTGGAGCAGCAGCAGGCCCTTTTGAATGCCTTGGAACAGGAATTCCACTCCCTCCGGAGCCAGGCCCGGGCCTACCGGGAGGAGTTGTCGGCCCTGGAGGAGGAGCGGGCCGCCATGGACCGCCTGCTGGAAACCCTGGCGCCCCTGGCGGTGGAAGGGCGCTTGACGGGGGCGACGGTAGCCCTGCTGGTGGCCGGCGAAGGGGACCGGCCCGATGCCCCTTGGGCCGATGAGGTGGAGCGGCTCCTGGCTTGGGCCGGCGCCGGCCACGTTTGGTGGCTGCACCTGCCCGCCGCCCCGGCGGGCGGCCCAATGGGCCCCTTGGGCTCGGGGGAAGGGGACGGCAGCGGCGGCCCGGGGCCGGTGCTGCCCGGCGGCCTCCTGGACGCCGTCCTGGCCGGCGACGGGGAACGGCTGGCCCGCTGGGCGCTGGCAGGCTGGATCACCTTATCGGGCGAGCCCCGGCAGCCGCAAGGGGTGGCCTTCATCCAGCAGGGGCCGGTGGACGAAGGGCTCCTGGGCGACCGGTGGCGGGAGCTGGGCATCCCCGTCGTCCCGGGGGTGGAAGGGGCCGCCGGGCGGATTGCCTTGGTCCTGCGCCTGGCGGGCTACGACCCTCCCTTCATGGAGGCCGGCCTGCCGTGA
- a CDS encoding glycosyltransferase family 2 protein yields the protein MTVKAGAPPSPLEGDQPLATAVIPAWNEAGRIGATVRALRSVPEVGDILVVDDGSTDATAAEAAGAGARVLRLPRRRGKAAAVRRGLEAVGSPVILLLDADLGDSAAHAGALLAPVLAGEADMTVGRLPPSGRGGGFGLVVGTARWALRRLAGVGLDQPLSGQRALRRDALAAVRTWGWGFGLELALSLQVLRAGFAVREVDTAFAHRVTGFAWRHLLHRARQLAHVWITLLLLALRR from the coding sequence GTGACGGTGAAGGCCGGCGCCCCCCCGTCTCCCCTGGAGGGGGACCAGCCCTTGGCAACGGCCGTCATCCCCGCCTGGAACGAGGCCGGCCGCATCGGCGCCACCGTCCGGGCCCTAAGGTCGGTGCCCGAGGTGGGGGACATCCTGGTGGTGGATGACGGCTCCACCGACGCCACCGCCGCCGAGGCGGCCGGCGCCGGGGCCCGGGTGCTGCGGCTGCCCCGCCGCCGGGGCAAGGCCGCCGCCGTCCGCCGGGGCTTGGAAGCCGTCGGGTCGCCGGTGATCCTCCTGCTGGATGCCGACCTGGGGGACAGCGCCGCCCACGCTGGAGCCCTGCTGGCGCCGGTGTTGGCCGGGGAGGCCGACATGACCGTAGGCCGGCTGCCCCCCAGCGGCCGGGGCGGCGGCTTCGGCCTGGTGGTGGGCACCGCCCGCTGGGCCCTGCGGCGCCTGGCGGGCGTCGGGCTGGACCAGCCTTTGTCGGGCCAGCGGGCCCTCCGGCGGGACGCCCTGGCGGCGGTGCGAACGTGGGGCTGGGGCTTCGGCTTGGAGCTGGCCCTGTCCCTGCAGGTGCTCCGGGCCGGCTTTGCCGTCCGGGAAGTGGACACCGCCTTTGCCCACCGGGTCACCGGCTTCGCCTGGCGCCACCTGCTCCACCGGGCCCGGCAGCTGGCCCACGTCTGGATCACCCTGCTCCTCCTGGCCCTGCGGAGGTGA